In Bos mutus isolate GX-2022 chromosome 2, NWIPB_WYAK_1.1, whole genome shotgun sequence, one DNA window encodes the following:
- the NMUR1 gene encoding neuromedin-U receptor 1 — translation MVPLCFNCSILPGDRSLGARSPLSCNGSRALGPFDPQDLNLTDEELRLKYLGPQQTELFVPICVTYLLIFAVGAVGNALTCTVILRHRAMRTPTNYYLFSLAVSDLLVLLVGLPLELYEMQNNYPFLLGAGGCYFRTLLFETVCLASVLNVTALSVERYVAVVHPLRARSVVTHAHVRRVLAAIWGLAVLCSLPNTSLHGIRQLDVPCRGLVPSSTVCTLVRPKAIYNLVVQATAVLFFCLPMATISVLYLLIGLRLRRERQLIPRQEAKGRARTSDSCRLRGLQDRGRTQVTKMLFVLVVVFGICWAPFHIDRLMWSFVSRWTEGLLLAFQYVHVISGVFFYLSSAANPVLYSLMSTRFRDAFREAMCPGTQCRGHRAHHSSYSLSRVTVGSILGDTGSPGSQAQPLAENSSPGGQQGTHPS, via the exons ATG GTTCCTCTCTGTTTCAACTGCTCCATCCTCCCTGGAGACAGGTCCCTGGGTGCAAGGAGCCCGTTGTCCTGCAATGGCAGCAGGGCTCTGGGGCCCTTTGACCCCCAGGACTTGAACCTGACCGATGAAGAGCTCAGGCTCAAGTACCTGGGGCCCCAGCAGACGGAGCTGTTCGTGCCCATCTGTGTCACCTACCTGCTGATCTTCGCGGTGGGCGCGGTGGGCAACGCGCTGACCTGCACGGTCATCCTGCGCCACAGGGCCATGCGCACACCCACCAACTACTACCTCTTCAGCCTGGCCGTGTCGGACCTACTGGTGCTGCTCGTGGGCCTGCCCTTGGAGCTCTACGAGATGCAGAATAACTACCCGTTCTTGCTGGGCGCCGGCGGCTGCTACTTCCGCACGCTGCTCTTTGAGACCGTCTGCCTGGCCTCGGTGCTCAACGTCACCGCCCTGAGCGTCGAGCGCTACGTGGCCGTGGTGCACCCGCTGCGGGCCAGGTCGGTGGTGACGCACGCCCACGTGCGCCGCGTACTCGCAGCCATCTGGGGCCTAGCCGTGCTCTGCTCTCTGCCCAACACCAGCCTGCACGGCATCCGGCAGCTAGATGTGCCCTGCCGGGGCCTGGTGCCCAGCTCCACTGTGTGCACCCTGGTGCGCCCGAAAGCCATCTACAACCTGGTGGTGCAGGCCACCGCGGTGCTCTTCTTCTGCCTGCCCATGGCCACCATCAGCGTGCTCTACCTGCTCATCGGCCTGCGACTGCGGCGTGAGAGACAGCTGATCCCCAGGCAGGAGGCCAAGGGCAGGGCCAGGACAAGCGACAGCTGCAGGCTGCGGGGGCTGCAGGATCGGGGTCGGACACAGGTGACCAAGATGCTGT TTGTACTGGTCGTGGTGTTCGGGATCTGCTGGGCCCCATTCCACATCGACCGCCTCATGTGGAGCTTCGTGTCCCGCTGGACCGAGGGCCTGCTCCTGGCCTTCCAGTACGTGCACGTCATCTCCGGAGTCTTCTTCTACCTCAGCTCGGCCGCCAACCCCGTGCTCTACAGCCTCATGTCCACCCGCTTCCGGGACGCCTTCCGGGAGGCCATGTGCCCAGGGACCCAGTGCCGTGGCCACAGAGCCCACCACAGCTCCTACAGCCTCAGCAGGGTGACCGTGGGCAGCATCCTGGGTGACACGGGCTCCCCGGGCAGCCAGGCCCAGCCTCTGGCCGAGAACAGTAGCCCAGGGGGCCAGCAAGGGACGCACCCCTCCTGA